In a single window of the Desertifilum tharense IPPAS B-1220 genome:
- a CDS encoding lysylphosphatidylglycerol synthase transmembrane domain-containing protein, with protein sequence MKQKLILILKTVVSVSLLIWVFSRVDFAQAWQQFQNLSLPFIIFALLYYTVLQWLSCIRWQIVLKATNYNVPMTGLLSSYFAGMFLNIFLPGALGGDVYRVYRVAKITRDSEGALVSVFLERFTGLAALSALAVVGLPPAFQLIGRWDIILIFFSCVGALVGGVLLIVSPQLLRIAEPILHKLRLEGIAARFAKIQLLLRQFAQHRKALMSSMVLSLILQFGIVYYHYFIAQQLGISVSFLALLVFIPIVVVVTLLPISLGGLGLKEGLWVYLFSRIGLSVEDAILLSLTITFLSWLLSFPGAAILLLDSTGIQVLSKNKSPSAKFRS encoded by the coding sequence ATGAAACAGAAGCTGATTTTAATTCTAAAAACGGTTGTCAGTGTTAGCTTATTAATCTGGGTTTTTTCTCGCGTAGATTTTGCCCAAGCTTGGCAGCAATTTCAAAATCTGTCTTTACCCTTTATTATCTTTGCCTTACTCTATTACACCGTTCTGCAATGGTTAAGTTGCATTCGCTGGCAAATTGTGCTAAAAGCAACAAACTATAACGTACCGATGACAGGACTTCTGAGTAGCTATTTTGCTGGAATGTTTCTCAATATTTTCCTTCCCGGTGCATTAGGAGGAGATGTCTATCGCGTCTATCGCGTTGCTAAGATTACTCGCGATTCAGAAGGCGCTTTAGTTTCTGTCTTTTTAGAAAGATTTACCGGATTAGCCGCCCTTTCCGCCTTAGCTGTGGTTGGTTTACCTCCCGCTTTTCAACTGATTGGCAGATGGGATATTATTTTAATCTTCTTTAGTTGTGTCGGGGCATTAGTCGGCGGCGTTCTCTTAATTGTCAGTCCCCAGTTATTGCGAATTGCAGAACCGATTTTACACAAACTTCGCCTAGAGGGAATTGCGGCAAGATTTGCTAAAATCCAACTCCTTTTACGGCAATTTGCCCAACACCGTAAGGCGTTAATGTCTTCAATGGTGCTATCTTTGATTCTTCAGTTTGGGATTGTCTACTATCACTATTTTATTGCCCAACAGTTAGGGATTTCCGTTTCTTTCCTCGCCCTGCTAGTTTTTATCCCCATTGTGGTTGTGGTAACGCTATTACCGATCTCTTTAGGGGGATTAGGATTAAAGGAAGGACTCTGGGTTTATCTATTTAGCCGAATTGGTTTAAGCGTAGAAGATGCAATCCTCCTATCTTTAACCATTACATTCCTCAGTTGGTTATTAAGCTTTCCAGGGGCAGCAATTTTATTACTAGATTCTACAGGAATTCAAGTTTTGAGTAAAAACAAATCCCCAAGCG